GCGACGGTTGCTGGTGTCGCTGATCCTGATCAAGCGCCCCGAGCAGTCGGCGCATGCCTATGCGTCCATCTGGTGGGACGAAGGCTCGCCGCTGGTGGTGCTGAGCCGTCGCCTGCAACAGCAAATGACGGCGCAGTGGACGCAGGGCCCGGTGGAATTGGCGATGCGTTACGGCGAACCGTCCCTTGAAACGACGTTGACGCGCCTCGCCGCCCAGGGCATTGAGAAAGTCACCCTCGCGCCGTTGTACCCGCAGTTTGCCGACAGCACCGTGACCACCGTGATTGAAGAGGCCCGGCGCGTGGTGCGCGAGAAAAAGCTCAAGGTGCAGTTCTCGATCCTGCAGCCGTTCTACGATCAGCCGGAATACCTGGATGCGCTGGTGGCGAGCGCCCGGCCGTATGTAGAGCAGGAATACGATCATTTACTGCTGAGTTTTCACGGCCTGCCGGAGCGTCATCTGACCAAGCTCGACCCTACCGGCCAGCATTGTTTCAAAGATGCGGACTGCTGCAAGAACGCCTCGCCGGAGGTGCTTGCTACCTGTTATCGCGCGCAATGCTTCAGCGTCGCCCGGAATTTTGCCGCGCGCATGGGCTTGCCGGAAGGTAAATGGTCGGTGGCGTTTCAATCCCGTCTGGGCCGCGCCAAGTGGATCGAACCCTACACCGAGGCGCGCCTTGAGGCCTTGGCCCAGCAAGGCGTGAAAAAGCTGCTGGTGATGTGCCCGGCATTTGTGGCGGACTGCATCGAGACGCTGGAAGAGATTGGTGATCGCGGGCTGGAGCAGTTCCGTGAAGCGGGCGGCGAGGAGTTGGTGCTGGTGCCGTGTCTTAATGATGATCCGCAGTGGGCGGCGGCGCTGAATACGCTGTGCGAGCGCGCGCCGTTGTCACTCTGACCAAGCCAAACGAGGACTAAATGTGGGAGCGGGCTTGCCTGCGATAGCATCACCTTGGTGTGCCTGATACACCAGGGTGCCTGCATCGCGGGCAAGCCCGACTCCCACAGTGTTTTGTAGTGTTTATTCGTGGTGTGGCTCACCCAGGAATGTAAGCGAGCTGAACAACCCGCGCGTCGCCACATCGGCATTGTCTTTGAGCGGGATCTCCACCTGCGCCGCAATCACATTCAACCCTTCATTCCTCACCAGCACCTGGGCGCGGCCATCCTTGTCGGTCTCGGTGCTCAAGGTGTTTGGCGCATTGCGATAGTCGCCCACCAACTTGATCCCCGCCGCCGGCTTGCCATCCAGCAGCACCCGCACCGGCAGTGAATGGCCCGGCCCTACGGTCAGCGGGTCAACTTCCGGCAGGATCAGCAGCTTGATCTGATCCAGTTTCGGCAACTTCGCCCCCGGCTGGTAAATCGCCAGGCTGTACTTGAACGTCTGCGTTGATTGAATGGCTCCCGGTACGTGGCTGCGGCCCTGGTTAATCCACTGCTTGTCCGGCGTTTGCGACCACATGCCGTTATCCAGGGCCACGGCTAACACGGCGGGCGATTTGAGTGGCTGGAGGCGTGCGTGGTCGGCCAGGCGCTCCACGGTGACCGGAATCATCCTGGCGCGGGCGTCATACGCCCAGGCGCCGCTGATTTTTTGCGCCTTGAAGGCGTTGTCCTCGGCGCCGTGGCCGTAGATCACTTCGATATTGCCGCGCCGTTGTTCGGTCCACAGGCCGTGGGCAGAAACGTGGCTGGCAAACAGCAGGCCGAGCACGGCCAGGGATTTCAGGGCTTGCATGGGGCGTCCTTTTACAGGTTGAGGGTCAGGCTGACGGTGACGTTGCGCGGCTCGCCGGGTGTGACCCAGTAATTGCTGTAGGAGCGCTCGTAGTACTTTTCGTCAAATACGTTGTTGAGGTTCAGGCCCACGGTGACGTTGTCGCTGGCCTTGTAATGCGCCAGCAGGTCGACGGTGTGGTAGGCGGGCAACTCAAACCGGCTGCCGGCTTCGCCGGAGCGATCGCCAACGTAGGTGAACGCCGCACCCAGGTCCGAACCGCGAAGCAGGCCATCCTGAAACTCATACACACCCAACAGACTGCCGCTGCGCTTGGCCACGCCAAGAATGCGGCTGCCGGTGGGGATGGCTTTGTCACCCTTGGTCACTTCGGCGTCGATGTAGGCGAAGGCGCCGATGACCCTTACCGCGTCAGTCAATTGCCCGGTCAGTTGCAGGTCGAAACCCTGGCTGCGTGCCTTGCCCATGGCGCGGTTAGTGTCGGTGGCCGGGTCCAGGGCCAGGACGTTTTGCTTGTCGATATGGAAGGCGGCGAGGGTGGTACTCAAGCGGTCGTCGAACAGCTCGCTCTTGATCCCCACTTCATAGCCCACGCCTTCTTCCGGCTTGAAGGATTTGCCGCCGGCGTCCAGGCCGTTGTTGGGCTTGAACGAGGTTGAGGCGTTGGCGAACACCCCGACTTGCGGGGTGAGCTGGTAGAGCAAACCGGCGCGCTGGGTGAGGGCGTCATGGGTTTGCCGGCTTTTGGCGTGGTTGCGGGCGAAGTCATCGGTGCTTTGTTCAACGTGTTCAAAGCGCGCACCGAGCATGCCGCGCAGCCGGTCGGTGAAGACGATCTGGTCCTGCAGGTTCAGCGCCTGGCTTTTCGTCTGTTCGAAGAAGTCGGTGCCGGTGCGTGCGCCGTTGGGTTTGGCCTGGCCATAGACCGGCTTATAGATGTCGATGGGGTAGAGGCTGCCGCCGATGGCCGTCACGCGTTCCTTTTTGCGGTAGTCCTCGTACTCGGTGCCGATCAACAGTTCGTGCTGCCAACTGCCGATGTCGAACAACCCGCGCAGTTCCAGCTGGGTAATGCTGTCGTGCCAACCGCTGGAGCGTTCGCGGTAGCGGCGGTTGACGGTATGGCCGTCGG
The sequence above is a segment of the Pseudomonas sp. R76 genome. Coding sequences within it:
- the hemH gene encoding ferrochelatase codes for the protein MTDHALLLVNLGSPASTSVADVRSYLNQFLMDPYVIDLPWPVRRLLVSLILIKRPEQSAHAYASIWWDEGSPLVVLSRRLQQQMTAQWTQGPVELAMRYGEPSLETTLTRLAAQGIEKVTLAPLYPQFADSTVTTVIEEARRVVREKKLKVQFSILQPFYDQPEYLDALVASARPYVEQEYDHLLLSFHGLPERHLTKLDPTGQHCFKDADCCKNASPEVLATCYRAQCFSVARNFAARMGLPEGKWSVAFQSRLGRAKWIEPYTEARLEALAQQGVKKLLVMCPAFVADCIETLEEIGDRGLEQFREAGGEELVLVPCLNDDPQWAAALNTLCERAPLSL
- a CDS encoding DUF4198 domain-containing protein, which translates into the protein MQALKSLAVLGLLFASHVSAHGLWTEQRRGNIEVIYGHGAEDNAFKAQKISGAWAYDARARMIPVTVERLADHARLQPLKSPAVLAVALDNGMWSQTPDKQWINQGRSHVPGAIQSTQTFKYSLAIYQPGAKLPKLDQIKLLILPEVDPLTVGPGHSLPVRVLLDGKPAAGIKLVGDYRNAPNTLSTETDKDGRAQVLVRNEGLNVIAAQVEIPLKDNADVATRGLFSSLTFLGEPHHE
- a CDS encoding TonB-dependent siderophore receptor encodes the protein MPSRRIAPMAGLALGLLLDPAYAEDNTVELDTISVTSDAYESATGPVKGYRATRSASATKTDTALRDIPQSISLIPATVLKDLGSTSVERALEFAGGVSKQNNFGGLTLYEYSVRGFTTSEFYQDGFSANRGYPSTPDAANIERIEVLKGPAASLYGRGDPGGTVNIVTKKPQPQAFTTVQTSAGSWDRYRTALDVNTPLDSEGRVLSRVNLAVEDNHSFRDHVDAQRVFVAPSFSWQLSPDTRLLVESEFVRHSSTFDRGIVAPHGMSRSTFLGEPNDGNIRNHNNRLQAALEHHLNDAWQLRLASHYKQGSLWGDASESRALNADGHTVNRRYRERSSGWHDSITQLELRGLFDIGSWQHELLIGTEYEDYRKKERVTAIGGSLYPIDIYKPVYGQAKPNGARTGTDFFEQTKSQALNLQDQIVFTDRLRGMLGARFEHVEQSTDDFARNHAKSRQTHDALTQRAGLLYQLTPQVGVFANASTSFKPNNGLDAGGKSFKPEEGVGYEVGIKSELFDDRLSTTLAAFHIDKQNVLALDPATDTNRAMGKARSQGFDLQLTGQLTDAVRVIGAFAYIDAEVTKGDKAIPTGSRILGVAKRSGSLLGVYEFQDGLLRGSDLGAAFTYVGDRSGEAGSRFELPAYHTVDLLAHYKASDNVTVGLNLNNVFDEKYYERSYSNYWVTPGEPRNVTVSLTLNL